One stretch of Elusimicrobiota bacterium DNA includes these proteins:
- a CDS encoding low molecular weight protein arginine phosphatase, with the protein MVKRIIFVCTGNICRSVMAEGILKNLLKEKGITNISVSSAGIEANPEYKIYGYLEEVIHNAGIDFSNHISTQLTEKEIHNSDLIFVMEKRHKEYILKKFPQANKKVFLLKDYAGYGEVDIEDPIGQPPPAHKQKLEEIADCIHRALPKILK; encoded by the coding sequence ATGGTTAAAAGAATAATTTTTGTCTGCACAGGTAATATATGCAGGTCTGTTATGGCGGAAGGTATTCTGAAAAATCTATTGAAAGAAAAAGGGATTACAAATATAAGTGTGTCTTCCGCAGGAATTGAAGCAAACCCGGAATACAAAATCTATGGCTATTTAGAAGAAGTAATACACAACGCAGGTATTGATTTTTCAAACCATATCTCAACCCAACTTACAGAAAAAGAAATCCATAATTCTGATTTAATTTTTGTAATGGAAAAAAGACATAAAGAGTATATTTTAAAAAAATTCCCACAGGCGAATAAAAAAGTTTTTTTGTTAAAGGACTACGCTGGCTATGGAGAAGTTGATATTGAAGATCCGATAGGTCAGCCACCACCAGCACACAAGCAGAAACTTGAAGAAATTGCTGATTGTATTCACAGAGCATTACCAAAAATCTTGAAATAA